The following proteins are encoded in a genomic region of Stigmatopora nigra isolate UIUO_SnigA chromosome 3, RoL_Snig_1.1, whole genome shotgun sequence:
- the LOC144194384 gene encoding relaxin-3 receptor 1-like produces MEDMVNQSEVSNRSASDEKTFESDSDADGSRFLRIFISVVYSVVCAVGLVGNLLVFYLMRLRQGRKKSAINFFIINLAVTDFQFVLTLPFWAVDTALDFSWPFGDAMCRVVLSVTVMNMYASVFFLTAMSVTRYLSVTHALKRSAHRWWSRCVKWVCAALWFAATACTAPTAVYSAVTVVAGEKLCLLKFPEGHDWLALYHIQKILVAFIIPLLIVSVNYLMLLRFIKRKSMCGSNPRKRSKVTKSVAIVVLSFFCCWMPNHAITFWGVLVKFNAANWDRSYYLVQAYIFPVTVCLAHANSCLNPVLYCLMRPEIRKMLSGLFWRAPTPCKDACKAQSEKHGHIQASRTPADVDFTLCVINH; encoded by the coding sequence ATGGAGGACATGGTCAACCAAAGCGAGGTGTCAAACCGAAGCGCGTCCGACGAGAAGACGTTCGAATCGGACTCAGACGCAGATGGGAGCCGCTTCTTGAGGATCTTCATCTCGGTGGTCTACTCAGTGGTCTGCGCCGTGGGTTTGGTAGGGAATCTGCTGGTCTTTTACTTGATGAGACTCAGACAAGGTCGGAAGAAGTCGGCTATCAACTTTTTCATCATCAACCTGGCTGTAACTGACTTCCAGTTCGTTTTAACGCTGCCTTTTTGGGCTGTGGACACGGCGTTGGACTTCAGCTGGCCCTTCGGGGACGCCATGTGCAGAGTCGTCCTGTCCGTCACCGTGATGAACATGTACGCCAGCGTCTTTTTCCTCACAGCCATGAGTGTCACCAGGTATTTGTCGGTGACCCACGCGCTCAAGAGATCAGCGCACAGATGGTGGTCGCGGTGCGTCAAATGGGTGTGCGCCGCCCTATGGTTTGCAGCCACGGCTTGCACGGCTCCCACCGCCGTCTACTCTGCCGTCACGGTGGTCGCCGGGGAGAAACTCTGCCTCTTGAAATTCCCAGAAGGACACGACTGGCTTGCTCTTTATCACATTCAGAAAATCCTGGTGGCTTTCATCATCCCTTTGCTCATCGTGTCTGTCAACTACCTGATGCTCCTGCGCTTCATTAAACGCAAGAGTATGTGCGGCAGTAATCCACGGAAACGCTCCAAAGTCACGAAATCGGTAGCCATTGTCGTTTTGTCCTTCTTCTGCTGCTGGATGCCCAACCATGCCATTACTTTCTGGGGCGTCCTGGTTAAATTCAATGCAGCCAACTGGGATCGTTCCTACTATTTGGTGCAGGCGTACATTTTTCCAGTCACTGTATGCCTGGCACACGCCAATAGCTGCTTGAATCCTGTCCTCTACTGTCTAATGAGGCCTGAGATCCGAAAGATGTTAAGTGGTTTATTTTGGAGGGCACCCACTCCTTGCAAAGATGCCTGCAAGGCGCAGTCTGAGAAGCATGGCCACATCCAAGCATCTCGGACTCCTGCTGATGTAGACTTCACTTTGTGTGTCATCAATCATTAA